TAGTAAGCGAGTTTGCCATCATTTCATTAAAGCCTAAAGCTACTAACTGGTTGGCTATAATGTTTTGCAGCTTATAATCTTCGGTTCGTTTAGCGTTAGACATTGAGGCATTTAACTTCTTGGTAAAGCTTATATTATTGTAACCATAAACGCGTAATATCTCCTCAATAACATCAATTTCTCTAACTACATCTACACGGTAGGACGGAATTACTAGCCCAATACCAATTTCGGACATTGAGTTAATTTTAATGTCCAACGATACGAGTATTTTCTTTATGGTATCAACAGGAATTTCTTGTCCTATTATTTTCTTTACGTTTTCAAAATTTAAGAATACGGTATGATCTTCTACCTTTTTAGGGTAAAAATCAATAATATCCGATGTTATTTCGCCACCTGCTGTTTCCTGTATCAATAAAGCGGCTCTTTTAAGGGCGTACGGTGTTATGGTTTGGTCAATACCTCTTTCAAATCGGAATGATGCATCAGTATTTAAACCGTGTCTTTTAGCCGTTTTTCGTATGGATACAGGGTTAAAATAAGCACTCTCTAAAAATATAGATGCTGTATCTTCGTTTACACCAGAGTTTTTACCTCCAAGTACGCCTGCTATACACATAGGTCCATTCTCGTCGCATATCATAAGATCCTCCTCATGTAACGTGCGTTCTACCTCATCTAGGGTTACAAACTTAGTCCCTGCTTTTAGTGTTTTTACACTTACTTTATTGCCTCTAATTTTTCCAGCATCAAAAGCATGTAGCGGCTGTCCTAATTCGTGCAAAACGTAATTGGTAACATCTACTACATTGTTTTTAGGGGTTATCCCAATAGCCTTAAGTCTGTTTTGTAACCATTTTGGCGATGGTTTAACAGTAATCCCCGATATGGTAACACCACAATATCTTGGTACAAGTTTGCTATCTACCACATCAATATCCATTTTTAAAGTACGTTTATCTACCCTAAAATTACTTACCGATGGTGTTATAAGTTCGGTATTTACATTTTTTTGATTTAACCCAGCACGCAAGTCGCGCGCTACACCCCAATGGCTCATGGCATCGGCACGGTTGGGTGTAAGCCCAATTTCAAAAATATTATCCGTTTCAATATCAAACAACTCCGATGCTAATGCTCCAACTTTTAAATCTTCCGATAGTACCATAATACCATCATGGCTTTCGCCAAGTCCAAGCTCATCTTCGGCACAAATCATCCCAAAGCTTTCTTCGCCACGAATTTTACCTTTTTTAATTTGGAATGCTTTTCCTTCCTTATCGTAAAGTGTAGTGCCTATAGTAGCTACAGGAACTTTTTGTCCTGCTGCAACGTTTGGCGCACCACATACAATTTGCACAGGAGCATCGGTACCAATATCTACGGTAGTAATGCGTAATCTGTCGGCATTTGGGTGCTGTTCGCACGTAAGCACGTGCCCCACAACAATACCTTTAAGTCCACCTTTTAACGATTCAAAAGTATCTACTCCCTCAACCTCAAGTCCAAGGTCAGTCAGTAAGTCAGCAGTTTCATCAGGTGTCCAGTCTAATTTAATAAATTGTTTTAACCAGTTGTAAGATATACGCATTTCGTAATATTGTTTTTTTAGAGCAAGCAAAGATAATAATTACCGATAAAATAGTGTGCTATTCGGCACTATTTAGATGAAATACACCCCACATTAACACACCTGTTACAATACGCTTTTATGCTTTGGTTAATTACTTTAACCAAACACCTAATATAGTGTACTGTAGTTTGTTTTTTATTGCAGTTTCAAAATTCTTACATTTGGAACCTTAATACCTTTTCATGAAAAAACTTTTTCTAGCAAGTATAGTACTTTTTACTTGTATTGCCTACAGCCAAGTAACCAGTCCAGCATCGTTTTTACCCAATTACGGCGAACATGTAACCTATTACCACCAATTAGAAGACTATTTTGAAAACCTAACATCGCAATCAGACCATATAATACATAAACCTTACGGCGAAACACCAGAGGGGCGCAGTTTGAATGCCTACTTTATTTCTGCTCCAGAAAATTTAAAACAACTGGAAGCCATACAGCAAAATCATCTTTATAAAATAGGAATGCTAGCAAATGCCCCTAAAATTAGTACCGATAAAGCTATTGTGTGGCTCAGCTTTAA
The Flavobacterium litorale genome window above contains:
- the pheT gene encoding phenylalanine--tRNA ligase subunit beta, whose translation is MRISYNWLKQFIKLDWTPDETADLLTDLGLEVEGVDTFESLKGGLKGIVVGHVLTCEQHPNADRLRITTVDIGTDAPVQIVCGAPNVAAGQKVPVATIGTTLYDKEGKAFQIKKGKIRGEESFGMICAEDELGLGESHDGIMVLSEDLKVGALASELFDIETDNIFEIGLTPNRADAMSHWGVARDLRAGLNQKNVNTELITPSVSNFRVDKRTLKMDIDVVDSKLVPRYCGVTISGITVKPSPKWLQNRLKAIGITPKNNVVDVTNYVLHELGQPLHAFDAGKIRGNKVSVKTLKAGTKFVTLDEVERTLHEEDLMICDENGPMCIAGVLGGKNSGVNEDTASIFLESAYFNPVSIRKTAKRHGLNTDASFRFERGIDQTITPYALKRAALLIQETAGGEITSDIIDFYPKKVEDHTVFLNFENVKKIIGQEIPVDTIKKILVSLDIKINSMSEIGIGLVIPSYRVDVVREIDVIEEILRVYGYNNISFTKKLNASMSNAKRTEDYKLQNIIANQLVALGFNEMMANSLTTPDYSKLSDNLKEEFNVTMLNPLSNDLSAMRQSLLFSALEAVSFNINRRRADLKLFEFGKSYHKLPSGYDENKHLTLTVTGNRLSETWTQPQKASDFFMFKGVTATILERLGITKMKTQPLANDVFAEGFAYTIGKETIAEIGTIKKSILKEFDIKQEVFFADFNWGAITKLVSTKIKYAEISKFPEVRRDLALLVDTATSFEDIYAIARQTEKSLLKDINLFDVYEGKNLPEGKKSYAISFVLRDNNKTLTDKQVDTVMNKIKTNLEKNVSAQLR